Proteins co-encoded in one Astyanax mexicanus isolate ESR-SI-001 chromosome 1, AstMex3_surface, whole genome shotgun sequence genomic window:
- the LOC103038414 gene encoding dermatan-sulfate epimerase-like protein, whose product MALKQGAWNCMACSLLLLALSALGTAFSGVFNSSDKDIFSEFEQLRLAESRTPELRKIQASNFHPNLYFNQADIQLMKQRSTTSHSHIFRVIRAAVLTMLSNVPLYMPPASHDEFTSKWNEIYGNNLPPLALYCLLCPEDSAALQFLIKFMDLMAEYPDWKVTTAPNDEVPVAHSLTGFATAFDFIYSYLDQQRRDLYLKRIRRETAELYEASKYRGWGKQFLQNHQTTNILAILTSAIVVGAHDDPETMVWKQVCVNYMEKTMFLLNHVVDGSLDEGVAYGSYTAKSITQYVFLAQRHFNIDNTQNNWLRTHFWFYYATLLPGFQRTVGIGDSNYNWFYGPESQLVFLDTFVMRNGTGNWLAQQIRKHRPKDGPMGQSSAQRFTTLHTEFIWFDARLIPQPPPGYGRANMHIFSNWGVVTYGAGLPIAQGNTFVSFKSGKLGGRAVFDIVHAKPYSWVDGWNSFNPGHEHPDQNSFTFAPNGQVFVSEALYGPKYSYLNNVLVFSPSPTSQCNAPWEGQLGECAKWLRYTDEGVGDSAGEVIATSSHRNMMFVSGEAAAAYSPAMKLKSVYRSLVLLNSQTLLVVDHVEKSEDSPINALSAFFHNLDIDFKYVAHRYMDRYNGALMDVWDAHYKMFWFDSQGNSPSTKIQEAEQAAEFKKRWTQFVNVTFPVSGAVGRMAYVMHGPYVQISNCRFIDSSKNGLRISLIINNTEKIVSIATNYKDIGARSSYLGFGGYAKVEDRYQIIRFGLGAQLVPKQTPVDNQLFDFGFTVNVIAGVVLCVAIGFLTLQRKFYVCFTRLMRYALFSVLMLWIIELLFVSNSCDQLLCGVKWKSAATDPELSKQLRLYDQHRFPLPTVVITTLPGSGSDILKHLFYNNSDFVYLQVPTEHLDIPETEFEFDSLVDACEWTRTDTQNGRFKIIQGWLHSLVHNTHLHLQNIPLYDINRSKQAQKAGSPPHNKKKRTRRKEPLAEMRGRMRVSSDRDAEYVREMRQHTGEYPNARLVLNLRSGSWALKLPFIQEVIGPSLRAIYVVRDPRAWIYLMLYNSKPSLYSLKNIPQHLALMFKEDVTRERCPAFAPEFRMLWRLLSRSEANPVLLLSHLWLAHTAAVFRVTANLPEEGYLQVRFEDLVNFPEETAEWIHSFLGVPVTPSALNQLMFTTSTNLYNLQYEGDISPASINMWRKNMPRKDIRLIEDTCGFMMRRLGYSRFSS is encoded by the coding sequence ATGGCTCTCAAGCAAGGTGCCTGGAACTGCATGGCATGCTCCTTGCTTCTCCTGGCACTGTCAGCACTGGGAACTGCCTTCTCTGGTGTCTTCAATTCCTCCGACAAGGATATTTTTAGCGAGTTTGAGCAGTTACGACTCGCAGAGAGCCGGACACCGGAGCTGCGGAAAATCCAAGCCTCTAATTTCCACCCAAACTTGTACTTCAACCAAGCGGACATCCAGCTCATGAAACAGAGGTCCACGACATCCCACAGCCACATTTTCAGAGTAATCCGGGCAGCTGTGCTGACCATGCTGTCCAACGTTCCTCTCTACATGCCGCCTGCGAGTCACGATGAGTTTACCAGCAAGTGGAACGAGATCTACGGCAATAACCTCCCGCCCTTGGCTCTTtactgtttactctgccctgagGACTCTGCTGCTTTACAGTTCCTGATAAAGTTCATGGACCTCATGGCAGAATATCCTGACTGGAAAGTTACCACCGCGCCAAACGACGAAGTGCCTGTGGCTCATTCACTCACAGGCTTTGCTACTGCTTTTGACTTCATCTACTCCTATCTGGACCAGCAGCGACGGGATCTTTACCTCAAAAGGATCCGCAGAGAAACAGCCGAGCTGTATGAGGCATCGAAATACAGAGGATGGGGCAAACAGTTTCTCCAGAACCATCAGACCACCAACATTTTAGCCATCCTGACCAGTGCCATTGTTGTGGGGGCTCATGACGATCCAGAGACTATGGTATGGAAGCAGGTGTGTGTGAATTATATGGAAAAAACTATGTTTCTCCTGAACCATGTGGTGGATGGGTCTTTAGATGAGGGGGTGGCGTATGGGAGTTACACAGCAAAGTCGATTACACAATATGTGTTCCTGGCCCAGCGCCACTTCAACATTGACAACACACAGAACAATTGGCTCCGCACTCATTTCTGGTTCTACTATGCCACACTTCTGCCAGGTTTTCAGAGAACAGTGGGTATAGGGGACTCCAATTACAATTGGTTCTATGGGCCTGAGAGCCAGCTAGTTTTCTTAGACACATTTGTGATGAGAAACGGCACTGGTAACTGGCTAGCTCAGCAGATTAGAAAGCACAGACCTAAAGATGGTCCTATGGGTCAGTCCTCAGCCCAGAGATTTACCACCTTGCACACAGAGTTTATCTGGTTCGATGCCCGTCTAATACCACAGCCCCCACCTGGCTATGGCAGAGCAAATATGCATATTTTCTCAAATTGGGGTGTAGTAACTTATGGAGCGGGGTTACCTATAGCCCAGGGGAACACATTTGTCTCTTTTAAATCAGGTAAGCTGGGTGGGCGAGCTGTATTTGACATTGTGCATGCTAAGCCTTATTCGTGGGTAGATGGCTGGAACAGTTTCAACCCCGGCCATGAGCATCCAGACCAGAACTCATTCACTTTTGCACCGAATGGACAAGTTTTTGTGTCTGAGGCACTGTACGGTCCAAAATACAGCTACTTGAACAATGTGCTAGTGTTCAGTCCCTCCCCAACCAGTCAGTGCAATGCCCCCTGGGAGGGGCAGCTAGGAGAGTGTGCAAAGTGGCTGCGCTATACTGATGAGGGCGTCGGAGACTCTGCAGGGGAGGTTATAGCCACTTCCTCACACAGAAACATGATGTTTGTTAGCGGTGAGGCTGCTGCAGCCTATTCCCCTGCTATGAAACTAAAGAGTGTGTACAGATCCTTGGTGCTCCTTAACTCACAAACTCTCCTGGTGGTCGACCATGTGGAGAAATCTGAGGACTCACCAATCAACGCCCTCAGTGCTTTTTTCCACAACTTGGACATTGACTTTAAGTATGTTGCCCACAGGTATATGGACAGGTACAATGGGGCCTTGATGGATGTTTGGGATGCTCATTACAAAATGTTCTGGTTTGACAGCCAGGGAAATAGCCCAAGCACAAAAATACAGGAGGCGGAGCAGGCAGCCGaatttaaaaaaagatggacgcagtTTGTCAATGTCACTTTCCCTGTCAGTGGCGCAGTAGGCAGGATGGCCTACGTGATGCATGGACCTTACGTTCAGATCTCCAATTGTCGATTCATTGACAGCAGCAAAAATGGCCTCAGAATCTCTCTTATCATtaacaacactgaaaaaatagtttCAATCGCAACTAACTACAAAGACATAGGAGCACGTTCGAGCTACCTGGGCTTTGGGGGTTATGCCAAAGTGGAAGACCGATATCAGATTATCCGCTTTGGTTTGGGAGCGCAGCTTGTGCCCAAACAAACACCAGTAGACAATCAGCTATTTGACTTTGGGTTCACAGTGAATGTGATAGCAGGGGTGGTACTGTGTGTGGCGATTGGCTTCCTGACCTTGCAGCGCAAGTTTTATGTCTGCTTCACCAGACTAATGCGCTACGCCCTGTTCTCTGTGCTAATGTTGTGGATCATTGAGCTTCTTTTTGTCTCGAACAGCTGCGATCAGCTACTGTGTGGGGTTAAGTGGAAAAGCGCCGCCACTGACCCCGAACTTAGCAAACAACTGCGATTGTATGACCAGCACCGGTTCCCTCTGCCCACTGTGGTTATCACAACCCTGCCAGGCTCTGGCTCGGACATCCTCAAGCACCTTTTTTACAACAACTCAGACTTTGTTTATCTGCAGGTGCCCACAGAACACCTGGATATACCTGAAACAGAGTTTGAATTTGACTCATTGGTGGATGCTTGCGAGTGGACAAGGACGGACACTCAAAACGGACGATTTAAAATAATCCAGGGCTGGCTGCATTCACTTGTGCACAACACCCACTTGCACCTGCAGAACATCCCACTGTATGACATAAACAGATCCAAGCAGGCTCAGAAAGCCGGCAGTCCTCCTcacaacaagaaaaagaggaccAGGAGGAAGGAGCCGTTGGCCGAGATGAGAGGAAGAATGAGAGTCAGCTCAGACAGAGATGCTGAGTATGTCCGCGAGATGAGGCAGCACACGGGTGAATACCCGAATGCGCGGTTGGTCCTTAACTTGCGCAGCGGTAGCTGGGCTCTCAAGCTTCCTTTCATCCAAGAAGTCATCGGCCCCTCTCTTCGGGCCATCTATGTGGTCAGGGACCCTCGAGCATGGATCTATCTGATGCTGTACAACAGCAAGCCCAGCCTGTACTCCCTCAAGAACATCCCGCAGCACTTGGCCCTCATGTTCAAAGAGGATGTCACCCGGGAGAGGTGCCCTGCATTCGCTCCAGAGTTCAGAATGCTGTGGAGGCTCCTGTCCCGTTCTGAGGCCAATCCTGTGCTGCTGCTTTCCCACTTGTGGCTTGCTCACACTGCTGCAGTGTTCCGTGTCACGGCCAACCTTCCTGAGGAGGGTTACCTGCAGGTGAGGTTCGAGGACCTGGTGAACTTCCCTGAGGAAACAGCTGAGTGGATACACTCCTTTCTGGGGGTGCCAGTGACACCCTCAGCCCTGAATCAGCTCATGTTCACCACCTCCACAAACTTGTACAATCTTCAGTACGAGGGGGACATTTCACCAGCCAGCATCAACATGTGGAGAAAAAACATGCCTAGAAAAGACATCAGACTCATTGAGGACACTTGTGGGTTTATGATGAGGAGACTTGGGTACTCTAGGTTCAGTAGTTAA